ACAACCCGGACTGACGCTCGAAGAACAAGAGGATAAGTATGGAAAAGATTTATGGGAACATAATCCTAATCTTTGTTGTAAGCTTCGGAAAATTTTACCTCTTGAAGAATTGTTAGCGAATAAAAATGCATGGATTTCAGGATTAAGAAGGGAACAATCTGAGACGAGGAAGCATACAAAATTTATAAATCAAGATCATCGCTTTCAATCGATTAAAATTTGTCCGCTTATTCATTGGACATGGAAAGAAGTGTGGCGTTATGTGTATAAACATAATTTGCCATACAACCCATTACATGACGTTGGTTATCCAAGTATAGGTTGTGAGAAATGTACATTACCTGTAGGCAAATATGGAAGTTCAAGGGATGGCCGGTGGGCTGGATCGGTGAAAACGGAATGTGGACTTCATGACCAATGAAGTTTTTAGTGATCTGAAATAGAGAAAAGAAGGAGTATAGAAACATGACTGCAACAAATTTTTTAGTAAATCGTATTGATGAAACATATGATACAGCAAATATTGTACAAGAAATTGAACTAGACAGCATCGCTTTAAGTGACTTGGAACTGCTTGCAACAGGAGGATATAGTCCGCTTATCGGTTTTCTAGGAGAAGAAGAGTATCAATCTGTTGTAGAAACCATGCGATTAACAGATGGAAGTATATGGAGTATTCCAATTACACTTCCAGTAACAGAAGAAAAAGCAGAACAATTACAGGTAGGAGAAGAAGCTCTGCTCGTAAAAGATGGCGTCACATATGGGGTCATTCAAATAGAAGATATTTTCACGCCAAA
The window above is part of the Bacillus cytotoxicus NVH 391-98 genome. Proteins encoded here:
- a CDS encoding phosphoadenylyl-sulfate reductase, whose protein sequence is MLTYETWEEDSMSFSERDETKGALAVLEWAYKQYNDEIVYACSFGVEGMVLLHLINEVNPFAQVVFLDTNVHFCETYALIERVRQRFPKLNIIEKQPGLTLEEQEDKYGKDLWEHNPNLCCKLRKILPLEELLANKNAWISGLRREQSETRKHTKFINQDHRFQSIKICPLIHWTWKEVWRYVYKHNLPYNPLHDVGYPSIGCEKCTLPVGKYGSSRDGRWAGSVKTECGLHDQ